A region of Paractinoplanes abujensis DNA encodes the following proteins:
- a CDS encoding leucyl aminopeptidase: protein MSQPSLSLVDTDPAELAVDAIVIGLHSQPDEGGALLPAAGAESIAAAFDGKLTSTLALLGASGAPGEVTKLATLGTIAAPLVVAVGLGDEPSGSAPEREMLRRGTGAAVRALAGSATVALALPLPDDEDAPPVLRAILEGALLGSYKFAGYKTKPQPNRRDPVSALQVHVPDASDAAAVAEVSRAEVVARAVRLTRDWVNTPPNSLRPPQFADAVVAAAEGTGLQVEVLDFDELKAGGYGGIVAVGQGSEAPPRLVKLTYVPEGVESPKRVALVGKGITFDTGGISIKPAAGMWEMKSDMAGAAAVGATMLAVAALKPKVAVSAYLAMAENMPSGTAYRPGDVITMFNGKRVEVFNTDAEGRMVLGDAIARACADGTDYVFEASTLTGGQVIALGKRIAGLMGSDAATELVRAAGDEVGEPAWPMPLPEEVRKGMESDIADICQTNANLDRAGHMLQGGVFLREFVAEGVEWAHIDIAGPSYHTGEATGYWTKGGTGVPVRTLLSVIDRLG, encoded by the coding sequence GTGAGCCAGCCCAGCCTCAGCCTGGTCGACACCGATCCAGCCGAATTGGCCGTCGACGCCATCGTGATCGGCCTGCACAGCCAGCCCGACGAGGGCGGCGCCCTGCTGCCCGCAGCCGGCGCCGAGAGCATCGCCGCCGCGTTCGACGGCAAGCTGACCTCGACGTTGGCGCTGCTCGGGGCGAGCGGCGCGCCCGGTGAGGTGACCAAGCTGGCCACCCTGGGCACGATCGCCGCCCCGCTGGTGGTGGCGGTCGGCCTCGGTGACGAGCCGTCCGGTTCGGCGCCCGAGCGGGAGATGCTGCGCCGGGGCACCGGTGCCGCGGTGCGCGCGCTGGCCGGCAGCGCCACCGTCGCGCTCGCCCTGCCGCTGCCCGACGACGAGGACGCGCCGCCGGTGCTGCGCGCGATCCTCGAGGGTGCGCTGCTCGGGTCGTACAAGTTCGCCGGTTACAAGACCAAGCCGCAGCCGAATCGCCGTGACCCGGTGTCGGCGCTGCAGGTGCACGTGCCGGACGCGAGCGACGCGGCGGCGGTGGCCGAGGTGAGCCGGGCCGAGGTGGTGGCGCGGGCCGTGCGCCTGACCCGCGACTGGGTCAACACCCCGCCCAACTCGCTGCGCCCGCCGCAGTTCGCGGACGCCGTGGTGGCGGCGGCCGAGGGCACCGGCCTGCAGGTCGAGGTGCTCGACTTCGACGAGCTCAAAGCGGGCGGCTACGGCGGCATCGTGGCCGTGGGCCAGGGTTCCGAGGCCCCGCCGCGGCTGGTCAAGCTGACCTATGTGCCCGAGGGCGTCGAGTCGCCGAAGCGGGTCGCGCTGGTCGGCAAGGGCATCACGTTCGACACCGGCGGCATCAGCATCAAGCCGGCCGCGGGCATGTGGGAGATGAAGTCCGACATGGCCGGTGCGGCCGCGGTCGGCGCCACCATGCTGGCCGTGGCGGCGCTCAAGCCCAAGGTGGCGGTCAGTGCCTACCTGGCAATGGCCGAGAACATGCCGTCCGGTACGGCGTACCGCCCCGGCGACGTCATCACGATGTTCAACGGCAAGCGGGTCGAGGTCTTCAACACCGACGCCGAGGGCCGGATGGTGCTGGGCGACGCGATCGCCCGGGCCTGCGCCGACGGCACCGACTACGTGTTCGAGGCGTCGACGCTGACCGGCGGCCAGGTCATCGCGCTCGGCAAGCGCATCGCGGGCCTGATGGGCTCGGACGCGGCGACCGAGCTGGTGCGCGCGGCGGGCGACGAGGTCGGCGAGCCGGCCTGGCCGATGCCGCTGCCGGAGGAGGTGCGCAAGGGCATGGAGTCGGACATCGCCGACATCTGCCAGACGAACGCGAACCTCGACCGGGCCGGGCACATGCTGCAGGGCGGCGTCTTCCTGCGCGAGTTCGTGGCCGAGGGTGTCGAGTGGGCGCACATCGACATCGCGGGCCCGAGCTACCACACGGGCGAGGCCACCGGCTACTGGACGAAGGGCGGCACGGGCGTCCCGGTTCGTACGCTTCTGTCGGTTATCGACCGGTTGGGGTAA
- the lpdA gene encoding dihydrolipoyl dehydrogenase: MSQPNGGTFDIVILGAGSGGYAAALRAAELNLSVALIDKAELGGTCLHRGCIPTKALLHAAEIADQTRESEQFGVKADLVGIDMAGVNAYKDGVVARLYKGLQGLLKQDKITVVQGAGKLVGKDTVEVDGKRYTGRNVILATGSYSRTIPGLEVDGKRVITSEHALKLDRVPSSAIVLGGGVIGVEFASVWKSFGADVTIIEALPRLVAAEDEEISKTVERAFRKRKINFKVGKPFEKVEHTANGVRATIAGGETVEAEVLLVAVGRGPTTANLGYEQQGITLDRGFVITNERLHTGVGNIYAVGDIVPGLQLAHRGFQQGIFVAEEIAGLRPAPIDEAGIPRVTYSDPEVASVGLTETKAKEQYGADKVSTYNYNLGGNGKSQILKTAGFVKLVRLNDGPVLGVHMVGARMGELVGEAQLIYNWEAFPEEVAQLVHAHPTQNEALGEAFLALSGKPLHAHS; encoded by the coding sequence GTGAGCCAGCCGAACGGCGGAACCTTCGACATCGTCATCCTCGGCGCCGGCAGCGGTGGTTATGCGGCCGCCCTGCGCGCGGCCGAGCTCAACCTCTCCGTCGCGCTGATCGACAAGGCCGAGCTGGGCGGCACCTGCCTGCACCGCGGCTGCATCCCGACCAAGGCGCTGCTGCACGCGGCCGAGATCGCCGACCAGACCCGCGAGAGCGAGCAGTTCGGCGTCAAGGCCGACCTGGTCGGCATCGACATGGCCGGCGTCAACGCCTACAAGGACGGCGTGGTCGCGCGTCTCTACAAGGGCCTGCAGGGTCTGCTCAAGCAGGACAAGATCACTGTGGTCCAGGGCGCCGGCAAGCTGGTCGGCAAGGACACGGTCGAGGTCGACGGCAAGCGCTACACCGGACGCAACGTGATCCTGGCGACCGGCTCCTACTCGCGGACCATCCCCGGCCTCGAGGTCGACGGCAAGCGGGTCATCACCAGCGAGCACGCCCTCAAGCTGGACCGTGTGCCGTCCTCCGCGATCGTGCTGGGCGGCGGCGTGATCGGCGTCGAGTTCGCCAGCGTGTGGAAGTCGTTCGGCGCCGACGTCACCATCATCGAGGCCCTCCCCCGGCTGGTCGCGGCCGAGGACGAGGAGATCTCGAAGACGGTCGAGCGCGCCTTCCGCAAGCGCAAGATCAACTTCAAGGTCGGCAAGCCGTTCGAGAAGGTCGAGCACACCGCCAACGGCGTGCGGGCCACCATCGCGGGCGGCGAGACCGTCGAGGCCGAGGTGCTGCTGGTCGCGGTCGGCCGCGGCCCGACGACGGCCAACCTGGGTTACGAGCAGCAGGGCATCACGCTCGACCGGGGCTTCGTCATCACCAACGAGCGCCTGCACACCGGCGTCGGCAACATCTACGCCGTCGGCGACATCGTGCCCGGCCTGCAGCTCGCGCACCGCGGCTTCCAGCAGGGCATCTTCGTGGCGGAGGAGATCGCGGGCCTGCGCCCGGCCCCGATCGACGAGGCGGGCATCCCGCGGGTCACCTACTCCGACCCCGAGGTCGCGTCGGTCGGCCTGACCGAGACCAAGGCCAAGGAGCAGTACGGCGCGGACAAGGTCTCGACGTACAACTACAACCTCGGCGGCAACGGCAAGAGCCAGATCCTCAAGACCGCGGGCTTCGTCAAGCTCGTGCGCCTCAACGACGGCCCGGTCCTGGGCGTCCACATGGTCGGCGCGCGCATGGGTGAGCTGGTGGGCGAGGCCCAGCTGATCTACAACTGGGAGGCGTTCCCGGAGGAGGTCGCCCAGCTGGTCCACGCGCACCCGACGCAGAACGAGGCGCTCGGCGAGGCGTTCCTGGCCCTGTCGGGCAAGCCCCTGCACGCACACAGCTGA
- a CDS encoding TIGR01777 family oxidoreductase, translating into MRILISGGSGFLGAPLVERLRGSGHDVTRLVRRPAQAADEATWQPAQGQLDPHLVAAADVVINLSGANVGGKRWTARYKSELRSSRVDTTGTIARAIRNLPEGDRPHTLLQASAVGWYGDTGDDPVTEEAPAGNTFLADLCRVWEAAARPAEDAGVRVVLLRTGIAVETLVERLLPVFKLGAGGKLGGGKQWMPWTSAPNWLAAAEFLLEREDIAGPVNVTAAEQATNAHFTKAFGEAVHRPALLTVPSPALYVVLGELAGESLRSSRVVPAVLDRAGFSWPHPTIEAALQAAVGREAAASA; encoded by the coding sequence ATGCGGATCCTGATCTCCGGCGGCTCCGGCTTTCTCGGCGCGCCCCTCGTCGAGCGGCTGCGCGGCAGCGGCCACGATGTGACCCGGCTGGTGCGCCGGCCCGCTCAGGCAGCCGACGAGGCCACCTGGCAGCCCGCCCAGGGTCAGCTCGACCCGCACCTGGTCGCGGCGGCCGACGTGGTGATCAACCTGTCCGGCGCCAACGTCGGCGGCAAGCGCTGGACGGCCCGCTACAAGAGCGAGCTGCGCTCCAGCCGGGTCGACACCACCGGCACGATCGCGCGAGCGATCCGCAACCTGCCCGAGGGCGACCGCCCGCACACACTGCTGCAGGCCTCCGCCGTCGGGTGGTACGGCGACACCGGCGACGACCCGGTCACCGAGGAGGCGCCCGCGGGCAACACCTTCCTGGCCGACCTGTGCCGGGTCTGGGAGGCCGCCGCCCGCCCGGCCGAGGACGCCGGCGTCCGGGTCGTGCTGCTGCGCACCGGCATCGCCGTCGAAACCCTGGTCGAGCGGTTGCTGCCGGTCTTCAAACTGGGCGCGGGCGGCAAGCTGGGCGGCGGCAAGCAGTGGATGCCGTGGACCAGCGCCCCCAACTGGCTCGCCGCGGCCGAGTTCCTGCTCGAACGCGAGGACATCGCGGGCCCGGTCAACGTCACCGCGGCCGAGCAGGCCACCAACGCGCACTTCACCAAGGCCTTCGGCGAAGCCGTGCACCGCCCGGCCCTGCTCACCGTGCCCAGCCCCGCGCTCTACGTGGTGCTGGGCGAGCTGGCCGGCGAGTCGCTGCGCAGCTCCCGGGTCGTCCCCGCGGTGCTGGACCGGGCCGGCTTCAGCTGGCCGCACCCGACCATCGAGGCGGCGCTGCAGGCGGCGGTGGGCCGGGAAGCGGCGGCGTCCGCTTGA
- a CDS encoding site-2 protease family protein, with translation MTYEPVSTRTPRNAFVPSPVFVGIVAVFAVSGWMTWTGFGNVRVDVFLFIVSGWLVSLCLHEYAHALLGFFSGDRSVADRGYLRLNPLKYTSPLLSIVLPVVVVILGGIGLPGGAVWVDHRHINSRLKDSLISAAGPLTNVVLAVLAAFPFLIGVVDPPFVEVAGGYAFNSGDGAHAEFWAALAALAFLQVTATILNLLPIPGLDGGGIIAPWMSPAYQRAWNLFAPYGFILLFLLLWQTPVGDYFYDLVFWITDKLGLDQVLIQVGLELMRFWSGS, from the coding sequence GTGACATACGAGCCGGTCTCCACCAGGACGCCTCGCAACGCCTTCGTGCCCAGCCCCGTCTTCGTGGGCATCGTCGCTGTCTTCGCGGTCAGCGGCTGGATGACGTGGACGGGCTTCGGCAACGTCCGGGTCGACGTCTTCCTGTTCATCGTGTCGGGCTGGCTGGTCTCGCTGTGCCTGCATGAGTACGCGCACGCGCTGCTGGGCTTCTTCTCCGGCGACCGCAGCGTGGCCGACCGCGGCTACCTGCGGCTCAACCCGCTCAAATACACGAGCCCGCTGCTGTCGATCGTGCTGCCGGTGGTCGTGGTGATCCTCGGCGGCATCGGCCTGCCCGGCGGCGCCGTCTGGGTCGACCACCGCCACATCAACAGCCGCCTCAAGGATTCGCTGATCAGCGCGGCCGGCCCGCTCACCAACGTGGTCCTCGCGGTCCTCGCGGCGTTCCCGTTCCTGATCGGGGTGGTCGATCCGCCGTTCGTCGAGGTCGCCGGGGGTTACGCGTTCAACAGCGGCGACGGGGCCCACGCCGAGTTCTGGGCGGCCCTCGCGGCGCTGGCGTTCCTGCAGGTCACCGCGACGATCCTCAACCTGCTGCCGATCCCCGGCCTCGACGGCGGCGGCATCATCGCGCCGTGGATGAGCCCGGCCTATCAGCGGGCGTGGAACCTCTTCGCCCCGTACGGATTCATCCTGCTCTTCCTGCTGCTGTGGCAGACGCCCGTCGGCGACTACTTCTACGACCTGGTCTTCTGGATCACCGACAAGCTCGGCCTGGACCAGGTGCTGATCCAGGTCGGCCTGGAGTTGATGAGATTCTGGTCCGGCTCGTAG
- a CDS encoding bifunctional adenosylcobinamide kinase/adenosylcobinamide-phosphate guanylyltransferase, protein MSDDRWHTVLVLGGIRSGKSEFAESLVADAPAVRYVATAAGGEDDPEWLGRIEAHQRRRPQSWSTEETGADPARLTELLTEAKPDDTLLVDDLGGWVAALLDPARQPNDDEADVAALAAAVRACAARVVLVSPEVGLSLVPATPVGRAFADALGTTNQALADACDRVALVVAGRVVWLKEPAEVAPPAPAPAPVRETPVVPSEPVEAHVVSPVVEEPAPSPRTAGVLNEPTMVLPLVASNTVIEAGMELPLPDSDAGPDARDRLTTVDFPGAGLGRLVEAVEFAAATQATVTPQAWSAPRVLLLSGRHAGGAAAGDDIEDVERRVAQVEAGEGVLSRLAGSAGADIAVLRTEESGPIEDGPAATDEEVERALRQGWHLADAAAEAGKDLLVLASIGVGTDAVATAVSVATTGSEAVAVLPRVLLPGGVFDDESWMLRCAAVRDALHRIRREPRGAKDILRELGGHDLAVATGALLGAAARRLPVVLDGPVGVAAGLIARDLAGQTRHWSLLVDTGDLELVRQAGDVLGLNPVLELGLGLGEGANALAALPLLRTAVGLASAVGAHPALAASSDENEDEDDAEFVEPEPDGPGPAST, encoded by the coding sequence ATGTCCGATGATCGGTGGCACACGGTCCTGGTGCTCGGCGGGATCCGTTCCGGCAAGTCCGAGTTCGCCGAGTCGCTGGTGGCCGACGCCCCCGCGGTGCGCTACGTGGCGACGGCGGCGGGTGGCGAGGACGACCCCGAGTGGCTGGGTCGCATCGAGGCCCATCAGCGGCGGCGGCCGCAGTCGTGGTCGACCGAGGAGACCGGGGCCGACCCGGCCCGGCTGACCGAGCTGCTGACCGAGGCCAAGCCCGACGACACGCTGCTCGTGGACGACCTGGGCGGCTGGGTGGCGGCGCTGCTCGACCCGGCCCGGCAGCCCAACGACGACGAGGCCGACGTGGCGGCGCTGGCCGCGGCGGTGCGCGCCTGCGCGGCCCGGGTCGTGCTGGTGAGCCCGGAGGTGGGCCTGTCGCTGGTGCCGGCCACGCCGGTGGGGCGGGCCTTCGCCGACGCGCTGGGCACGACGAACCAGGCCCTGGCCGACGCCTGCGACCGGGTCGCCCTGGTCGTGGCGGGCCGCGTGGTCTGGCTGAAGGAGCCGGCCGAGGTCGCTCCGCCCGCGCCGGCGCCGGCCCCGGTGAGGGAGACGCCTGTTGTCCCGTCTGAGCCTGTCGAGGCCCACGTCGTCAGCCCCGTCGTCGAGGAACCGGCCCCTTCCCCCCGTACGGCGGGGGTGCTCAACGAGCCGACCATGGTGCTCCCGCTCGTGGCGTCCAACACCGTGATCGAGGCCGGCATGGAGTTGCCGCTGCCCGACAGCGACGCCGGCCCCGACGCGCGCGACCGCCTGACCACCGTCGACTTCCCCGGGGCGGGGCTGGGACGCCTCGTCGAGGCCGTCGAGTTCGCCGCGGCCACCCAAGCCACCGTCACCCCGCAGGCCTGGTCGGCCCCGCGCGTGCTGCTGCTCTCGGGCCGGCACGCGGGCGGCGCCGCGGCCGGTGACGACATCGAGGACGTGGAGCGCCGGGTCGCGCAGGTCGAGGCGGGCGAGGGCGTGCTGAGCCGGCTGGCCGGTTCGGCCGGGGCCGACATCGCCGTGCTGCGCACCGAGGAGTCGGGCCCCATCGAGGACGGCCCGGCCGCCACCGACGAGGAGGTCGAGCGCGCGCTCCGGCAGGGCTGGCACCTGGCCGACGCGGCCGCCGAGGCGGGCAAGGACCTGCTGGTGCTGGCCTCGATCGGCGTCGGCACGGACGCGGTGGCCACGGCCGTCTCGGTCGCCACCACCGGGTCGGAGGCCGTCGCGGTGCTGCCCCGGGTGCTGCTGCCCGGCGGCGTGTTCGACGACGAGTCGTGGATGCTGCGCTGTGCCGCCGTGCGGGACGCGCTGCACCGCATCCGCCGGGAGCCCCGCGGGGCCAAGGACATCCTGCGCGAGCTGGGCGGTCACGATCTCGCCGTGGCCACCGGGGCGCTGCTGGGCGCGGCCGCCCGCCGGCTTCCGGTCGTGCTCGACGGGCCGGTCGGTGTGGCGGCCGGCCTGATCGCCCGCGACCTGGCCGGCCAGACCCGGCACTGGTCGCTGCTGGTCGACACGGGCGACCTGGAACTGGTGCGCCAGGCCGGTGACGTGCTCGGGCTCAACCCCGTACTGGAGCTCGGTCTGGGTCTGGGCGAGGGGGCCAACGCACTGGCCGCTCTGCCGCTGCTGCGCACGGCTGTGGGTCTGGCGTCGGCGGTCGGGGCGCACCCGGCGCTGGCCGCCTCCTCGGACGAGAACGAGGACGAGGACGACGCCGAGTTCGTGGAGCCGGAGCCGGACGGCCCGGGACCGGCCAGCACGTGA
- the gcvT gene encoding glycine cleavage system aminomethyltransferase GcvT, whose product MSADALSRSPLHERHVALGAKFAAFGGWEMPLEYAGGGVIKEHTAVREASGVFDVSHLGKARVRGAGAAAFVNACLTNDLGRIAPGKAQYTLCCDENGGVVDDLIAYLISDDEVFLIPNAANTASVVRLLQAAAPSGVTVTDEHRSYAVLAVQGPQSPGVLAELGLPTPGEYMAFVPSGELIVCRTGYTGEHGYELVVPWSAATGIWDALIGAGVRPCGLGARDTLRTEMGYPLHGQDLSLDITPVQARSGWAVGWGKPAFWGRDALVAEKAAGPRRTLRGLELTGRGIPRGHMPVYAGESLIGETTSGTFSPTKKAGIALALLDTAAGLTDGDLVEIDIRGRRTEARVVKPPFVQPSVR is encoded by the coding sequence ATGTCTGCCGACGCCCTTTCTCGTTCCCCGCTGCACGAGCGTCATGTCGCCCTCGGTGCGAAGTTCGCCGCTTTCGGGGGCTGGGAGATGCCGTTGGAGTACGCGGGCGGCGGCGTGATCAAGGAGCACACGGCGGTGCGCGAGGCCTCCGGCGTGTTCGACGTGTCGCATCTGGGCAAGGCCCGCGTACGGGGTGCGGGCGCAGCCGCCTTCGTCAACGCGTGCCTGACGAACGACCTGGGCCGGATCGCTCCCGGCAAGGCGCAGTACACGCTGTGCTGCGACGAGAACGGCGGCGTGGTCGACGACCTGATCGCGTACCTGATCTCCGACGACGAGGTCTTCCTGATCCCGAACGCCGCCAACACCGCCTCCGTCGTACGGCTCCTGCAGGCCGCCGCGCCGTCCGGCGTGACCGTGACCGACGAGCACCGTTCGTACGCGGTGCTGGCCGTGCAGGGTCCGCAGTCGCCCGGGGTGCTGGCCGAGCTGGGCCTGCCCACCCCCGGCGAGTACATGGCGTTCGTGCCCTCCGGCGAGCTGATCGTCTGCCGTACGGGCTACACCGGCGAACACGGCTACGAGCTGGTCGTGCCCTGGTCCGCGGCCACCGGGATCTGGGACGCGCTGATCGGCGCCGGGGTACGCCCGTGCGGCCTCGGCGCCCGCGACACGCTGCGCACCGAGATGGGCTACCCGCTGCACGGCCAGGACCTGTCGCTCGACATCACGCCGGTGCAGGCGCGCTCGGGCTGGGCCGTGGGCTGGGGCAAGCCGGCGTTCTGGGGGCGCGACGCGCTGGTCGCCGAGAAGGCCGCGGGTCCCCGTCGCACCCTGCGTGGGCTCGAGCTGACCGGCCGGGGCATTCCACGCGGCCACATGCCCGTGTACGCCGGTGAGTCGCTCATCGGCGAGACCACGAGCGGGACGTTCTCGCCCACCAAGAAGGCCGGCATCGCACTGGCCCTGCTCGACACGGCGGCCGGCCTCACCGACGGCGACCTGGTCGAGATCGACATTCGGGGCCGGCGCACGGAGGCCCGCGTCGTGAAGCCGCCGTTCGTGCAGCCCTCGGTCCGCTAG
- a CDS encoding adenosylcobinamide-GDP ribazoletransferase, whose amino-acid sequence MSFGAGLRLSITTLTVLPVRAGRVDRAAAAVAMSVAPAVGALLGALLAGLLWLLREAHAPALVAAAVTVTAAALLTRGLHLDGLADTIDALGSYRRGDAALEIMKKPDIGPFGVAAIACALLLQAAAVTALPLLAVVVAFAAGRVAIPLACRRGVPAARPGGLGALVAGTVPLPVAVVGAALVMAAAAVIPGRTWQGPLAVAVALLTVVLLVRHAVRRFGGITGDVLGAAVEAATTLTLVGLTLG is encoded by the coding sequence GTGAGCTTCGGGGCCGGCCTCCGGCTCTCGATCACCACGCTGACGGTCCTGCCGGTCCGGGCCGGACGGGTCGACCGGGCGGCGGCCGCGGTGGCGATGAGCGTGGCGCCGGCCGTGGGCGCGCTGCTCGGCGCGCTGCTGGCCGGGCTGTTGTGGCTGCTGCGCGAGGCTCACGCGCCCGCGCTGGTCGCCGCCGCGGTCACGGTGACCGCGGCGGCCCTGCTGACCCGTGGCCTGCACCTGGACGGGCTGGCCGACACGATCGACGCGCTGGGCTCCTACCGCCGGGGTGACGCCGCCCTGGAGATCATGAAGAAGCCGGACATCGGGCCGTTCGGGGTGGCCGCGATCGCCTGCGCGCTGCTGCTGCAGGCGGCCGCGGTGACCGCGCTCCCGCTGCTCGCGGTGGTCGTGGCGTTCGCGGCCGGGCGGGTCGCGATCCCGCTCGCCTGCCGCCGCGGGGTGCCGGCGGCCCGGCCCGGAGGGCTGGGCGCGCTGGTGGCGGGCACGGTGCCGCTCCCGGTGGCGGTCGTGGGAGCGGCGCTGGTCATGGCGGCCGCCGCGGTGATTCCGGGCCGGACGTGGCAGGGGCCGCTCGCCGTCGCCGTCGCGCTGCTGACGGTGGTCCTGCTGGTGCGCCACGCCGTACGCCGTTTCGGCGGCATCACCGGCGACGTGCTGGGCGCCGCCGTGGAGGCCGCCACGACGCTGACGCTGGTCGGTCTGACCCTCGGCTAG
- the sucB gene encoding 2-oxoglutarate dehydrogenase, E2 component, dihydrolipoamide succinyltransferase gives MPTSVTMPRLGESVTEGTVTRWLKQEGERVEADEPLLEVSTDKVDTEIPSPAAGVLSRIVVGEDETADVGSELAVISGDGEDAGTSAPAPAQQQQQEEPEPPAPTEPSTEKPVEEEAPAPQAQAAAPSSGEGTAVKMPALGESVTEGTVTRWLKAVGDSVEVDEPLLEVSTDKVDTEIPSPVAGTVLEIKVQEDETADVGADLAIIGAEGAAPAPAEEKPAPAEEKPAPAPAPQQQSAPKIESAPAPDFAPSGESYADPAPEAETAKDPVAAEAKAEPPAPSQPRVEQASPNGAGDAGYVTPLVRKLAAEKGVDLSTLTGTGVGGRIRKQDVTDAADKAAAAKAAPAPAASAPVSSAAAPAAPKAKPEPSPLRGRTEKLTRTRATIARRMVESLQISAQLTTVVEVDVTKIAQLRQKAKADFQAQHGVKLSFLPFFALAAVEALRQHPVVNSSIDQEAGTVTYHDAEHLGMAVDTPKGLIVPVIKDAGDLNLAGLAKRIADVADRTRNNKIGPDEISGGTFTLTNTGSRGALFDTPIINQPQVGILGTGAVVKRAVVINDPELGEVIAPRSMVYLALSYDHRIVDGADAARFLVTLKERLEGGHFEGDLGLA, from the coding sequence ATGCCGACATCGGTCACCATGCCGCGGCTGGGTGAGAGCGTCACCGAGGGCACCGTCACTCGCTGGCTGAAGCAGGAGGGCGAGCGGGTGGAGGCCGACGAGCCGCTGCTCGAGGTCTCCACCGACAAGGTCGACACCGAGATCCCGTCGCCCGCGGCCGGTGTGCTGTCGCGCATCGTCGTCGGCGAGGACGAGACGGCCGACGTCGGCAGCGAGCTCGCGGTCATCTCGGGCGACGGCGAGGACGCGGGCACCTCCGCCCCGGCTCCCGCGCAACAGCAGCAGCAGGAGGAGCCCGAGCCTCCCGCCCCGACCGAGCCCTCGACCGAGAAGCCGGTCGAGGAGGAGGCCCCGGCCCCGCAGGCCCAGGCCGCCGCGCCGTCGAGCGGCGAGGGCACCGCGGTCAAGATGCCGGCGCTCGGCGAGAGCGTCACCGAGGGCACCGTCACCCGCTGGCTCAAGGCGGTCGGTGACTCCGTCGAGGTCGACGAGCCGCTGCTCGAGGTCTCCACCGACAAGGTCGACACCGAGATCCCCTCGCCGGTCGCGGGCACGGTGCTCGAGATCAAGGTGCAGGAGGACGAGACGGCCGACGTCGGCGCCGACCTGGCGATCATCGGCGCCGAGGGCGCGGCCCCGGCCCCGGCTGAGGAGAAGCCGGCTCCGGCTGAGGAGAAGCCGGCTCCGGCTCCCGCGCCGCAGCAGCAGTCCGCTCCCAAGATCGAGTCGGCCCCCGCCCCCGACTTCGCGCCGTCCGGCGAGTCCTACGCCGACCCGGCCCCCGAGGCCGAGACGGCCAAGGACCCGGTCGCCGCCGAGGCCAAGGCCGAGCCGCCCGCCCCGTCGCAGCCGCGCGTCGAGCAGGCCAGCCCGAACGGCGCCGGCGACGCCGGCTACGTCACCCCGCTGGTCCGCAAGCTGGCCGCCGAGAAGGGCGTCGACCTGTCGACCCTGACCGGCACCGGCGTCGGCGGCCGCATCCGCAAGCAGGACGTGACCGACGCGGCCGACAAGGCCGCCGCGGCCAAGGCGGCCCCGGCTCCGGCCGCTTCGGCCCCGGTGTCCTCCGCTGCGGCTCCGGCGGCCCCCAAGGCCAAGCCCGAGCCGAGCCCGCTGCGCGGCCGCACCGAGAAGCTGACCCGCACCCGCGCGACGATCGCCCGTCGCATGGTCGAGTCGCTGCAGATCTCGGCCCAGCTCACCACGGTCGTCGAGGTCGACGTCACCAAGATCGCCCAGCTGCGGCAGAAGGCCAAGGCCGACTTCCAGGCCCAGCACGGCGTGAAGCTCAGCTTCCTGCCGTTCTTCGCGCTGGCCGCGGTCGAGGCGCTGCGCCAGCACCCGGTGGTCAACTCGTCGATCGACCAGGAGGCCGGCACGGTCACCTACCACGACGCCGAGCACCTGGGCATGGCCGTCGACACCCCGAAGGGCCTGATCGTCCCGGTCATCAAGGACGCCGGCGACCTCAACCTGGCCGGGCTGGCCAAGCGGATCGCCGACGTGGCCGACCGCACCCGCAACAACAAGATCGGCCCGGACGAGATCTCGGGTGGCACGTTCACGCTGACCAACACGGGCAGCCGGGGCGCGCTCTTCGACACGCCGATCATCAACCAGCCGCAGGTCGGCATCCTGGGCACCGGCGCCGTGGTCAAGCGGGCCGTGGTCATCAACGACCCCGAGCTGGGCGAGGTCATCGCGCCCCGCTCGATGGTCTACCTGGCCCTCAGCTACGACCACCGGATCGTGGACGGCGCTGACGCCGCCCGCTTCCTGGTCACGCTGAAGGAGCGTCTCGAGGGCGGGCACTTCGAGGGTGACCTCGGCCTGGCCTGA